A genomic stretch from Frigoribacterium sp. PvP032 includes:
- a CDS encoding cell wall metabolism sensor histidine kinase WalK encodes MDSAWLVPASLLFGAVVGAAIVLVVVAAQHRAARVAALVDSTLPDGIDAVLDALESAGMVVDPSGNVLKASAAATQLGLVSVQHHLVHPEMEAMVGRVRHEGEPQEALLTLARLPGSEATIELGVRAAAVGGRYVLVLAEDHTEGRRLDDMRRDFVANISHELKTPIGAVGLLAEALDAASADPDRVRHFAGRLTQEADRLGRLTQDIIELSRLQAVDALGSSQTIDLRSVVDTAVDRNRVVAEARSVELIVRGGKSAKVLGDEAMLVTAVDNLVANAIAYSPDGSRVGIGLASGGDGSVEVAVTDQGFGIPEDELERVFERFYRVDPARSRRTGGTGLGLAIVKHVVQNHGGDVRVWSQVGSGSTFTVRLPQVETRPETRSVPIPVTTRGDTDIR; translated from the coding sequence ATGGACTCCGCCTGGCTGGTGCCGGCGTCGCTGCTCTTCGGCGCCGTCGTGGGTGCGGCGATCGTGCTCGTCGTCGTGGCGGCGCAGCACCGCGCCGCTCGCGTCGCGGCCCTCGTCGACAGCACGCTGCCCGACGGCATCGACGCCGTGCTCGACGCCCTCGAGTCCGCCGGCATGGTGGTCGACCCCTCCGGCAACGTCCTCAAGGCCTCGGCGGCGGCCACGCAGCTCGGCCTCGTCTCGGTGCAGCACCACCTCGTGCACCCCGAGATGGAGGCGATGGTCGGCCGCGTCCGCCACGAGGGCGAGCCGCAGGAGGCGCTGCTCACCCTCGCGCGCCTCCCCGGCTCCGAGGCCACCATCGAGCTCGGCGTGCGGGCGGCGGCCGTGGGCGGCCGCTACGTGCTCGTGCTCGCCGAGGACCACACCGAGGGCCGGCGACTGGACGACATGCGCCGTGACTTCGTCGCGAACATCAGCCACGAGCTGAAGACGCCGATCGGCGCGGTCGGGCTGCTCGCCGAGGCGCTCGACGCCGCGTCGGCCGACCCCGACCGGGTGCGCCACTTCGCGGGCCGCCTCACGCAGGAGGCCGACCGGCTCGGCCGTCTGACCCAGGACATCATCGAGCTGTCGCGGCTGCAGGCCGTCGACGCGCTCGGGTCGTCGCAGACCATCGACCTGCGGTCGGTCGTCGACACGGCCGTCGACCGCAACCGCGTCGTCGCCGAGGCGCGGTCCGTCGAGCTCATCGTCCGCGGCGGCAAGAGCGCGAAGGTGCTCGGCGACGAGGCCATGCTCGTCACCGCGGTCGACAACCTCGTCGCGAACGCCATCGCGTACTCGCCGGACGGCTCGCGGGTCGGCATCGGCCTGGCCTCTGGCGGTGACGGCTCGGTCGAGGTCGCGGTCACCGACCAGGGCTTCGGCATCCCCGAGGACGAGCTCGAGCGCGTCTTCGAGCGCTTCTACCGCGTCGACCCCGCACGCTCGCGACGCACAGGCGGCACCGGTCTCGGCCTCGCCATCGTCAAGCACGTGGTGCAGAACCACGGCGGCGACGTACGCGTCTGGTCCCAGGTCGGCAGCGGGTCGACCTTCACCGTCCGTCTGCCCCAGGTCGAGACCCGTCCTGAGACCCGCAGCGTCCCCATCCCGGTCACCACACGAGGAGACACCGATATCCGATGA
- the phoU gene encoding phosphate signaling complex protein PhoU, with translation MREVFQQELQEVQERLVEIAGLVAISIDNATTAFNESNVTLAEKVIADDDQIDQRAIALDELAIDILARQNPVARDLRIVVSALRISSSLERMGDMSEHIAQLARYRFPEKVVPKSLRPTFKELGELDVAIAHKLTELLTTEDVRLAEEIRNDDDRIDELHLSVFDKVLGETWKGAAVDTVDSTLASRYHERFADHAVSIAKKVQYLATGDWVVPEA, from the coding sequence ATGCGCGAGGTATTCCAGCAGGAGCTGCAAGAGGTGCAGGAGCGCCTCGTCGAGATCGCGGGCCTCGTCGCGATCTCGATCGACAACGCCACCACCGCCTTCAACGAGTCGAACGTCACGCTGGCCGAGAAGGTCATCGCCGACGACGACCAGATCGACCAGCGCGCCATCGCGCTCGACGAGCTCGCGATCGACATCCTGGCCCGTCAGAACCCCGTCGCCCGCGACCTGCGCATCGTCGTGAGCGCCCTCCGCATCAGCTCGTCGCTCGAGCGCATGGGCGACATGTCCGAGCACATCGCCCAGCTGGCGCGCTACCGGTTCCCCGAGAAGGTCGTGCCGAAGTCGCTGCGCCCCACCTTCAAGGAGCTCGGCGAGCTCGACGTCGCGATCGCCCACAAGCTGACCGAGCTGCTCACGACGGAGGACGTCCGCCTCGCGGAGGAGATCCGCAACGACGACGACCGCATCGACGAGCTGCACCTCAGCGTGTTCGACAAGGTGCTCGGCGAGACCTGGAAGGGCGCCGCCGTCGACACCGTCGACTCGACCCTCGCGTCGCGCTACCACGAGCGCTTCGCCGACCACGCGGTGTCGATCGCCAAGAAGGTCCAGTACCTCGCGACCGGTGACTGGGTCGTCCCCGAGGCCTGA
- a CDS encoding AAA family ATPase has translation MASVAILVNGLPGSGKTTLSATLAGVLGCPLLAKDPIKEALADLAGPMIAPEALGTIAMDTVWAMAAEVEAGVVVDSFWHRPRDLELARAGVSRAGSPRTLEVWCDVDPDVGLQRVVDRLAAGGRHPAHGTVESTRASWPEWAEAAAPLGEWPVLRVDTSTPVDVDDLVMKISEQFV, from the coding sequence ATGGCTTCCGTCGCGATCCTCGTCAACGGTCTTCCCGGATCGGGCAAGACCACCCTCTCGGCCACGCTCGCCGGCGTGCTCGGCTGCCCCCTGCTGGCGAAGGACCCGATCAAGGAGGCGCTGGCCGACCTGGCCGGGCCGATGATCGCCCCCGAGGCGCTCGGCACCATCGCGATGGACACGGTCTGGGCAATGGCGGCCGAGGTCGAGGCCGGCGTGGTCGTCGACTCGTTCTGGCACCGGCCGCGCGACCTCGAGCTCGCCCGCGCCGGGGTGTCGCGGGCCGGTTCGCCGCGCACCCTCGAGGTCTGGTGCGACGTCGACCCCGACGTGGGGCTGCAGCGCGTCGTCGACCGGCTCGCCGCCGGAGGGCGTCACCCCGCGCACGGCACGGTCGAGTCGACCCGAGCGTCGTGGCCCGAGTGGGCCGAGGCGGCCGCGCCGCTCGGCGAGTGGCCCGTGCTGCGGGTCGACACGAGCACACCCGTCGACGTCGACGACCTCGTGATGAAGATCAGCGAGCAGTTCGTCTAG
- a CDS encoding phosphoglyceromutase: protein MTSTLILLRHGNSEWNAKNLFTGWVDVRLTEQGRAEAKRAGELLREHDLLPDILYTSRLTRAIQTADIALEEADRLWIDVKRSWRLNERHYGALQGKDKAQTLEQYGPEQFQTWRRSFDVPPPPLDDDSEFSQAHDKRYAELGVDAPRTESLALVIERMIPYWESDITQSLAAGDVTLVVAHGNSLRALVKHLDGISDDEISELNIPTGIPLVYELDDDFRPTGPARYLDPEAAAAGAAAVAAQGKK, encoded by the coding sequence ATGACTTCGACGCTCATCCTCCTGCGACACGGCAACAGCGAATGGAACGCCAAGAACCTCTTCACGGGATGGGTCGACGTGCGGCTCACCGAGCAGGGGCGCGCCGAGGCGAAGCGCGCGGGCGAGCTTCTGCGCGAGCACGACCTGCTGCCCGACATCCTCTACACGTCGCGCCTGACGCGCGCGATCCAGACCGCCGACATCGCCCTCGAAGAAGCCGACCGCCTCTGGATCGACGTGAAGCGCTCCTGGCGCCTCAACGAGCGCCACTACGGCGCGCTCCAGGGCAAGGACAAGGCGCAGACCCTTGAGCAGTACGGCCCCGAGCAGTTCCAGACCTGGCGCCGCTCGTTCGACGTGCCGCCGCCCCCGCTCGACGACGACAGCGAGTTCTCGCAGGCCCACGACAAGCGGTACGCCGAGCTCGGCGTCGACGCTCCGCGCACCGAGTCGCTCGCCCTGGTCATCGAGCGGATGATCCCGTACTGGGAGAGCGACATCACCCAGAGCCTCGCCGCCGGCGACGTGACGCTCGTGGTCGCGCACGGCAACTCGCTGCGCGCGCTCGTGAAGCACCTCGACGGCATCAGCGACGACGAGATCTCCGAGCTGAACATCCCGACGGGCATCCCGCTCGTCTACGAGCTCGACGACGACTTCCGCCCCACCGGGCCGGCGCGCTACCTCGACCCGGAGGCCGCCGCCGCCGGAGCCGCGGCCGTCGCGGCCCAGGGCAAGAAGTAG
- a CDS encoding class I SAM-dependent methyltransferase, with protein sequence MPVGSVTRGTTGTNRLRRVDRWIAAHPALRRAGDPLVVDLGYGASATTPLELHQRLLLARPDVEIVGIEIEPERVRRAQLSARPGVSFRLGGFEVPLDGGRRPAVIRAFNVLRQYDESQVAASWALMTSRLQPGGVLVEGTCDEIGRVSSWVDVDEEGPRTFTISLRLASLELPSIVAERLPKALIHRNVAGERVHDLLVDLDRAWAVAAPLSVYGPVQRWVATVEGLRAGGWPVLHGRRRWRLGELTLPWDAVAPRA encoded by the coding sequence ATGCCCGTCGGATCCGTCACCCGCGGCACCACCGGCACCAACCGCCTCCGTCGGGTCGACCGCTGGATAGCCGCCCACCCGGCGCTGCGCCGAGCCGGCGACCCGCTCGTCGTCGACCTGGGGTACGGGGCGAGCGCGACCACGCCCCTCGAGCTGCACCAGCGCCTCCTCCTGGCCCGCCCCGACGTCGAGATCGTGGGCATCGAGATCGAGCCGGAGCGAGTCCGGCGGGCGCAGCTGTCGGCACGGCCCGGCGTCAGCTTCCGGCTCGGGGGCTTCGAGGTGCCGCTCGACGGCGGCCGTCGCCCTGCGGTCATCCGCGCGTTCAACGTGCTGCGCCAGTACGACGAGTCGCAGGTCGCCGCCTCGTGGGCGCTGATGACGTCGCGCCTGCAGCCCGGCGGCGTGCTCGTCGAGGGGACCTGCGACGAGATCGGCCGCGTCTCGAGCTGGGTCGACGTCGACGAGGAGGGGCCCCGCACGTTCACGATCTCGCTGCGGCTGGCCTCGCTCGAGCTGCCCTCGATCGTGGCCGAGCGCCTGCCGAAGGCGCTGATCCACCGCAACGTCGCGGGCGAGCGGGTGCACGACCTGCTCGTCGACCTCGACCGCGCGTGGGCCGTCGCGGCTCCGCTGTCGGTCTACGGGCCGGTGCAGCGCTGGGTCGCGACCGTCGAGGGGCTCCGTGCCGGCGGCTGGCCGGTGCTGCACGGCCGGAGACGGTGGCGGCTCGGCGAGCTGACGCTGCCGTGGGACGCGGTCGCACCGCGCGCCTGA
- a CDS encoding aromatic acid exporter family protein — MRGPREPRGALRPLALDVRALDVRTSARRTLAALPAIVQIVVAVTASYSIAHYGLGHAVPLLAVTITISSLGLARDARPKVVLENAVGILIGIALSEVMLLVLGKGLWQVAVVLLVVLAVARFASPSAGFAAAAATQAMLVMLLPDPDGGPFVRSIDGAVGGAVALAVTAIVPRDPIRLVRLDARRLFAELAGAFAALVEALRSDDVRRADEALRRLRSTQPLLDDWASTLESAVSISRLSPFLRSRLPYLRQQQELRQDVDLAVRNLRVIARRVDTAVGDGRDRLGLADVVESTGRAVAVLGESVDDVERVPVARDALSAVAARLDPSVVAPGAPVTESMVVLMMRPLVIDLLMATGLDHAEARRRLADV; from the coding sequence GTGCGCGGGCCGCGCGAGCCGCGCGGTGCCCTGAGGCCCCTTGCGCTCGACGTCCGGGCCCTCGACGTCCGGACCTCCGCGCGGCGCACGCTGGCGGCGCTGCCCGCGATCGTCCAGATCGTCGTGGCCGTGACGGCGTCGTACTCGATCGCCCACTACGGCCTCGGGCACGCCGTGCCCCTCCTCGCCGTCACCATCACGATCTCGTCGCTCGGCCTCGCCAGGGACGCGCGTCCGAAGGTCGTGCTCGAGAACGCCGTCGGCATCCTGATCGGCATCGCGCTGAGCGAGGTGATGCTGCTCGTGCTCGGCAAGGGCCTCTGGCAGGTCGCAGTCGTGCTGCTGGTGGTGCTCGCCGTCGCGCGGTTCGCGTCGCCGAGCGCGGGCTTCGCCGCCGCTGCCGCGACCCAGGCGATGCTCGTCATGCTGCTGCCGGACCCCGACGGCGGCCCGTTCGTCCGCAGCATCGACGGTGCCGTCGGGGGAGCGGTCGCCCTCGCCGTCACCGCGATCGTGCCCCGTGACCCGATCCGCCTCGTCCGCCTCGACGCCCGGAGGCTCTTCGCCGAGCTCGCGGGCGCCTTCGCCGCGCTGGTCGAGGCCCTCCGCTCCGACGACGTCCGCCGGGCCGACGAGGCCCTCCGCCGCCTCCGTTCCACCCAGCCCCTGCTCGACGACTGGGCCTCGACGCTCGAGTCGGCCGTCTCGATCTCGCGGCTGTCCCCGTTCCTCCGCTCGCGCCTCCCGTACCTGCGGCAGCAGCAGGAGCTGCGGCAGGACGTCGACCTCGCCGTCCGCAACCTGCGCGTCATCGCCCGGCGGGTAGACACCGCGGTCGGCGACGGCCGCGACCGCCTGGGCCTCGCCGACGTCGTCGAGAGCACAGGACGGGCCGTGGCGGTGCTGGGCGAGTCCGTCGACGACGTCGAGCGGGTGCCGGTCGCCCGGGACGCCCTCAGCGCGGTGGCGGCCCGCCTCGACCCTTCGGTCGTCGCCCCCGGAGCGCCCGTCACCGAGTCGATGGTCGTGCTGATGATGCGGCCGCTCGTGATCGACCTGCTGATGGCGACGGGGCTCGACCACGCCGAGGCCCGGCGTCGGCTCGCGGACGTCTGA
- a CDS encoding folate-binding protein YgfZ has protein sequence MADDGTVTAADDSPAAVVSSFSARDGFVDDGTGVAAHYGTPVAEQRALAAGRAVVDLSSRGVLTVTGPDRLTWLHSLTSQSLTGLAPGDSTETLLLDANGRLEHAARVVDDGETTWLLVDLPEAEPLRAWLDRMRFMLRVEVADRTADVATIGSLGEIDLPVPVLAPAGVPVVWVDPWSEVAVGGHSYADAEGHPGREWTARETLVARSDLDALAASSVPVAGTLALEALRIEAWRPRLTTEVDERSIPHELDWMRSAVHLAKGCYRGQETVAKVHNIGHPPRRLVMLHLDGSDSVLPAHGDPVVLAADTTREVGHVTSSAVHHELGPIALALVKRTTDETAPLAVLSADIVVAASPQTIVPASAGASAGVPRLPRLGAVRR, from the coding sequence TTGGCTGACGACGGCACGGTAACCGCCGCAGACGACTCTCCCGCCGCCGTCGTCTCGTCGTTCTCCGCCCGGGACGGCTTCGTCGACGACGGCACGGGCGTCGCCGCGCACTACGGCACCCCCGTCGCCGAGCAGCGCGCCCTGGCCGCCGGCCGCGCGGTCGTCGACCTGTCGAGCCGGGGAGTCCTCACCGTCACGGGCCCGGACCGGCTGACCTGGCTGCACTCGCTGACCAGCCAGAGCCTCACGGGCCTCGCCCCCGGCGACTCGACCGAGACGCTGCTGCTCGACGCCAACGGGCGCCTCGAGCACGCGGCCCGCGTCGTCGACGACGGCGAGACGACCTGGCTGCTCGTCGACCTCCCCGAGGCCGAGCCCCTTCGCGCCTGGCTCGACCGGATGCGCTTCATGCTCCGCGTCGAGGTGGCCGACCGCACCGCCGACGTCGCGACGATCGGCTCGCTCGGCGAGATCGACCTGCCCGTGCCCGTGCTCGCCCCCGCCGGGGTGCCGGTCGTCTGGGTCGACCCGTGGTCGGAGGTCGCCGTCGGCGGCCACTCGTACGCCGACGCCGAGGGCCACCCCGGCCGCGAGTGGACGGCCCGGGAGACGCTCGTCGCACGGTCCGACCTCGACGCGCTCGCCGCCTCCTCGGTGCCCGTCGCGGGCACGCTCGCGCTCGAGGCCCTGCGCATCGAGGCCTGGCGCCCGCGCCTCACGACCGAGGTCGACGAGCGCAGCATCCCGCACGAGCTCGACTGGATGCGCAGCGCCGTGCACCTCGCCAAGGGCTGCTACCGCGGCCAGGAGACGGTCGCCAAGGTGCACAACATCGGGCACCCGCCCCGCCGTCTCGTGATGCTGCACCTCGACGGCAGCGACTCGGTGCTGCCCGCGCACGGCGACCCGGTCGTGCTCGCCGCCGACACGACCCGCGAGGTCGGCCACGTCACCTCGTCGGCCGTGCACCACGAGCTCGGCCCGATCGCCCTCGCGCTGGTCAAGCGCACCACCGACGAGACCGCGCCGCTCGCGGTCCTCTCGGCCGACATCGTCGTCGCCGCCTCCCCGCAGACGATCGTGCCGGCCTCCGCGGGCGCCTCAGCCGGTGTGCCCCGGCTGCCGCGCCTGGGGGCCGTCCGCCGCTAG